A region from the Prevotella melaninogenica genome encodes:
- a CDS encoding adenosylcobalamin-dependent ribonucleoside-diphosphate reductase — protein METNQTYSFDEAYQATLAYFGGDELAARVWVNKYAMKDSFGNIYEKSPEQMHWRIANEIARIEKNYKNPLTAQEVFELLDHFRYIIPAGSPMTGIGNNYQVASLSNCFVIGLEGNADSYGAIMRIDEEQVQLMKRRGGVGHDLSHIRPKGSPVNNSALTSTGLVPFMERYSNSTREVAQDGRRGALMLSVSIKHPDSEAFIDAKMEEGKVTGANVSVKITDEFMQAIVEDKKYVQQFPIDSNNPSVTKEVSAKELWGKIVHNAWKSAEPGVLFWDTIIRESIPDCYADLGFQTVSTNPCGEIPLCPYDSCRLLSLNLYSYVIDPFTDHARFDMELFKRHAQLAQRLMDDIIDLEMEKIDLIMSKIKADPQDDEVKHAEYHLWEKIKKKSCQGRRTGVGITAEGDMIAAMGLRYGTQEATDFSVGIHRTLALNAYRSSVTMAQERGAFEIYDAKREEKNPFILRLKEADGQLYEDMKKYGRRNIACLTIAPTGTTSLMTQTTSGIEPVFMPVYKRRRKVNPNDADVHVDFVDEVGDSFEEYIVYHRKFLTWMEVNGIDTQKKYSQEEIDALVKRSPYYKATANDVDWLMKVRMQGEIQKWVDHSISVTVNLPNQVDEELVNKLYVEAWRSGCKGCTIYRDGSRSGVMISVSKKDKKKDEKPVDEEKIKDLNSAEEHHEHLSNRPQVIEVRPKELECDVVRFQNNKEKWVAFVGLLDGYPYEIFTGLQDDEEGIALPKSVTKGKIIKQTAEDGSHRYDFQFENKRGYKTTVEGLSEKFNPEYWNYAKLISGVLRYRMPIDHVIKLVGSLQLKNESINTWKNGVERALKKYVSDGTSASGLKCPVCGQETLVYQEGCLICTNCGASRCG, from the coding sequence ATGGAAACCAACCAAACCTACTCATTTGATGAAGCCTATCAGGCAACTTTAGCCTATTTCGGTGGCGATGAACTTGCTGCTCGTGTGTGGGTCAACAAGTATGCGATGAAGGACAGCTTTGGAAATATCTACGAGAAATCGCCAGAACAGATGCATTGGCGCATTGCTAATGAGATTGCTCGTATTGAGAAAAATTATAAAAATCCATTGACGGCACAGGAGGTGTTCGAGCTCTTGGACCATTTCCGATATATTATTCCAGCTGGTAGTCCGATGACAGGTATTGGTAATAACTATCAGGTAGCCTCCCTCTCCAACTGTTTCGTCATCGGTTTGGAAGGTAATGCCGATTCCTATGGTGCCATTATGCGCATTGACGAAGAGCAGGTACAGCTGATGAAGCGTCGTGGTGGCGTGGGGCACGATCTAAGTCATATCCGCCCGAAAGGGTCACCAGTGAATAATTCTGCCCTGACCTCAACAGGACTTGTTCCTTTTATGGAGCGTTATTCCAACAGTACACGTGAGGTTGCGCAGGACGGTCGTCGTGGTGCTTTGATGCTTTCCGTAAGTATCAAGCATCCTGATTCAGAGGCTTTCATTGATGCCAAGATGGAAGAAGGAAAGGTGACGGGTGCCAACGTATCGGTGAAGATTACAGATGAGTTCATGCAGGCTATCGTTGAGGATAAGAAATATGTGCAGCAGTTCCCTATCGATAGCAATAACCCAAGTGTTACAAAGGAGGTTTCTGCGAAAGAATTATGGGGAAAGATAGTACACAATGCGTGGAAGAGTGCCGAGCCAGGTGTTTTGTTCTGGGATACGATTATCCGTGAGAGCATCCCTGACTGTTATGCAGACCTTGGCTTCCAGACTGTCTCAACCAACCCTTGTGGTGAGATTCCGCTCTGTCCTTACGACAGTTGTCGACTCCTTTCGTTGAATCTCTATTCCTATGTTATCGATCCGTTCACCGATCATGCCCGCTTCGATATGGAATTATTCAAGCGTCATGCACAACTCGCACAGCGTTTGATGGACGACATCATTGACCTTGAGATGGAGAAAATCGACCTCATCATGTCGAAGATAAAGGCGGATCCTCAGGATGATGAGGTGAAGCATGCAGAGTATCATCTTTGGGAGAAGATAAAGAAAAAGAGCTGCCAGGGTCGTCGTACGGGTGTTGGTATCACCGCTGAAGGCGATATGATTGCCGCCATGGGCTTACGTTATGGTACACAGGAAGCAACCGACTTCTCGGTAGGAATTCATCGTACATTGGCGTTGAACGCTTATCGCTCATCGGTGACTATGGCGCAGGAGCGTGGAGCTTTCGAGATTTATGATGCGAAACGTGAAGAGAAAAATCCGTTTATCCTTCGTTTGAAGGAGGCTGATGGTCAGCTTTATGAGGATATGAAGAAGTATGGTCGTCGAAATATCGCCTGTCTGACGATTGCACCAACGGGTACGACATCGCTGATGACACAGACGACTTCGGGTATCGAACCCGTCTTCATGCCTGTCTATAAGCGTCGTCGTAAGGTTAATCCAAATGATGCTGATGTACACGTAGACTTCGTCGATGAGGTGGGCGATTCTTTTGAAGAGTACATTGTTTACCACCGTAAGTTCTTGACTTGGATGGAGGTGAACGGAATTGACACGCAGAAGAAATACAGTCAAGAAGAGATTGATGCGCTTGTGAAGCGTTCACCTTATTATAAAGCAACGGCCAACGACGTTGATTGGCTGATGAAGGTGCGCATGCAGGGCGAGATTCAGAAGTGGGTTGACCATTCTATCTCTGTGACAGTGAACCTTCCTAACCAAGTTGATGAGGAGTTGGTCAATAAACTCTATGTGGAGGCGTGGCGCAGTGGCTGTAAGGGTTGTACTATCTATCGTGATGGTAGTCGTTCGGGTGTGATGATTTCTGTGTCTAAGAAGGATAAGAAGAAGGATGAAAAACCTGTTGATGAGGAGAAGATAAAAGACCTAAACTCAGCAGAGGAGCACCACGAACATCTCAGTAACCGCCCACAAGTGATTGAGGTTCGTCCAAAAGAATTGGAATGTGACGTTGTTCGTTTCCAAAATAATAAAGAGAAATGGGTGGCTTTCGTTGGCTTGTTAGACGGTTATCCTTACGAAATCTTTACTGGTTTGCAGGATGATGAAGAGGGGATTGCGCTTCCAAAGAGCGTCACGAAGGGTAAGATTATCAAGCAGACAGCTGAGGATGGAAGTCATCGTTACGACTTCCAGTTCGAGAATAAGCGTGGTTACAAGACTACTGTTGAAGGCTTGTCAGAGAAGTTCAATCCAGAGTATTGGAACTATGCGAAGCTGATCTCAGGTGTGCTTCGTTATCGTATGCCAATCGATCACGTCATCAAACTTGTTGGCTCGCTACAATTGAAGAATGAAAGTATCAATACCTGGAAGAATGGTGTTGAGCGAGCTTTGAAGAAATACGTTAGTGATGGTACGAGTGCGTCAGGCTTGAAATGTCCTGTTTGTGGTCAAGAGACCCTTGTTTATCAGGAAGGCTGTCTAATCTGTACCAACTGTGGAGCTTCACGTTGTGGCTAA
- the folB gene encoding dihydroneopterin aldolase → MKLMTSYILLQGLHFHARIGVGEQERVVGNEYVVDLRIGYPFTKAMESDDVADTLNYAEVFHVIREVMKQPARLLESVAGSIVEVLCVAFPTISSIDLKLVKLNPPMGADSDGAGVELHLINDKTKD, encoded by the coding sequence ATGAAATTAATGACAAGTTACATACTCCTGCAAGGTCTCCACTTTCATGCTCGTATTGGAGTAGGGGAGCAGGAACGTGTTGTTGGTAACGAGTATGTTGTCGACCTGCGGATAGGTTATCCATTTACAAAGGCAATGGAGAGCGATGATGTCGCCGACACATTGAACTATGCAGAGGTGTTTCATGTCATTAGGGAGGTAATGAAACAACCTGCCCGCCTCTTAGAGTCAGTTGCTGGCTCCATTGTAGAAGTCTTGTGTGTGGCTTTTCCAACGATAAGTAGTATCGACTTAAAGCTCGTGAAACTAAATCCACCAATGGGTGCAGATAGTGACGGAGCAGGCGTGGAATTACACTTAATAAATGATAAAACCAAAGATTAG
- a CDS encoding N-acetylmuramoyl-L-alanine amidase family protein — protein sequence MLKKIPLLFVFLVLSVGLSWASDGRFTLVIDAGHGGRDVGAIGAISREKDINLNVALAFGRYVEQNMPDVNVIYTRKNDVFIPLHQRADIANKAKADLFISVHTNSVASGRYVKGFQVYTLGMHRAKDNLDVAMRENGVISMEKGYQQTYQGFDPKSSESYIMFEFMQNSNMERSVELARMIQNSVCSSAGRVDKGVHQAGFLVLRESYMPSCLIELGFITAADEEEFLNSPAGIDAMAKGIYNAFVQYKNKYDNRIVVPYRPAENKRIVVDHVIPAAPTDNPRSVVPVERPRSTAPVKRNRSTVPVEQPRSSVPAPKPRPMNKVQEAKKRISDAIRELLPCNDSQTQSQNSQPVFKVQILASNRQLRSGSEMFRGRTDIDCVKEGNFYKYTIGSSTNYNEIARLRSKLLKDFPQSFIIAYKGGARMDVNQAITEFLKNKKNK from the coding sequence ATGTTAAAAAAAATACCGCTTCTCTTTGTTTTCTTAGTCTTGTCAGTAGGATTGTCATGGGCTTCAGATGGACGTTTCACACTGGTGATTGATGCCGGTCATGGTGGTCGTGATGTCGGTGCTATTGGGGCAATATCAAGAGAGAAGGATATCAACTTGAATGTAGCTTTGGCCTTTGGTCGTTATGTAGAGCAGAATATGCCTGACGTAAATGTCATTTACACGCGTAAGAATGATGTCTTCATCCCTTTGCATCAACGTGCTGATATCGCCAATAAAGCAAAGGCCGACCTCTTTATCTCTGTGCATACAAACTCTGTGGCATCGGGTCGTTATGTCAAAGGCTTTCAGGTCTATACCTTAGGTATGCACCGTGCGAAAGACAACCTTGATGTTGCGATGCGTGAGAATGGCGTTATCTCGATGGAGAAAGGCTATCAGCAGACTTATCAGGGCTTCGATCCAAAGTCGTCAGAGAGTTATATCATGTTTGAATTCATGCAGAACTCAAATATGGAGCGGAGCGTTGAACTGGCACGAATGATACAGAACTCGGTCTGTTCTTCTGCCGGACGTGTTGATAAGGGGGTTCACCAGGCTGGTTTCCTCGTGCTACGTGAGAGTTATATGCCGAGCTGCCTGATAGAGTTAGGCTTTATCACGGCAGCCGATGAGGAGGAGTTTCTGAACTCTCCAGCAGGTATTGATGCGATGGCAAAAGGTATTTATAATGCTTTTGTTCAATATAAGAATAAGTATGACAACCGTATCGTCGTTCCTTATCGTCCTGCTGAAAACAAACGTATCGTCGTTGACCACGTTATTCCAGCGGCACCAACAGATAATCCACGCTCTGTTGTGCCTGTTGAAAGACCTCGTTCAACGGCTCCTGTAAAGAGAAATCGTTCAACTGTTCCTGTGGAGCAGCCTCGCTCTTCAGTACCAGCACCGAAGCCTCGCCCAATGAATAAGGTACAAGAAGCGAAGAAAAGAATATCAGATGCTATTCGAGAACTGCTCCCTTGTAATGACTCACAAACTCAATCTCAAAATAGTCAGCCTGTATTTAAGGTGCAGATACTTGCTTCTAATCGACAGTTGCGGTCGGGTAGTGAAATGTTTCGTGGGCGTACAGATATTGATTGTGTGAAGGAAGGAAACTTCTATAAATATACGATAGGGTCCAGTACGAATTACAATGAGATAGCCCGACTACGCAGTAAGCTGTTGAAAGACTTCCCACAGTCATTCATTATTGCCTACAAAGGTGGTGCTCGTATGGATGTTAATCAGGCAATAACAGAGTTTCTTAAGAATAAAAAGAATAAGTAA
- a CDS encoding MlaD family protein, with translation MKKVFTPQVKIAVVAILAIIVLFFGMEFLKGLSLFSNDAHYKIKFNDITGLSKSTPVYARGFKVGIVRNIDYDYDKLGELITVDIDVDRTLRIPEGSTAEIISDIMGNVKVELKFAKNAQILKENGWIDGSINDGTLGDIKSMVPSFQKMLPKVDSILGSVNALLADPALKSSLHNIDKITTDLTTSTHELNTLLAQVNGSLPPVMAKAGKAMDNANGVMVNANRGITEARGAIRGANTMMATLNNKVDGLDVEGTLAKVNSTLDNMQAFTAKLNSNEGTIGLMLNDASLYNNLNSTMRSADSLLINLKAHPKRYVHFSLFGRKDK, from the coding sequence ATGAAGAAAGTTTTTACTCCACAAGTTAAGATTGCAGTTGTCGCTATACTTGCAATTATTGTGTTGTTCTTTGGAATGGAGTTCTTAAAGGGCTTGTCACTCTTTTCGAACGATGCACATTATAAAATTAAGTTCAATGACATCACGGGCTTGTCTAAATCTACTCCAGTTTACGCACGTGGTTTCAAGGTGGGTATAGTTAGGAATATTGATTATGATTATGACAAGTTGGGCGAGTTGATTACTGTCGATATTGATGTTGATAGAACACTGAGAATTCCAGAAGGAAGTACCGCTGAGATTATTAGCGATATCATGGGGAATGTGAAAGTCGAACTAAAATTTGCCAAGAATGCCCAAATATTGAAGGAAAACGGATGGATCGACGGAAGTATCAACGATGGTACCTTAGGTGATATAAAGAGTATGGTACCTTCCTTCCAGAAGATGTTGCCAAAGGTGGATAGCATTCTTGGTAGTGTAAATGCTCTTCTTGCTGACCCAGCTTTAAAAAGTTCTTTACATAATATAGACAAGATTACTACTGACCTCACTACTTCAACCCATGAGTTAAATACCTTGTTGGCGCAGGTTAACGGCTCTCTCCCTCCTGTGATGGCGAAGGCAGGTAAGGCGATGGATAATGCCAACGGTGTGATGGTCAATGCCAATAGAGGTATTACGGAAGCTCGTGGAGCGATTCGTGGAGCAAATACGATGATGGCAACGCTTAATAATAAGGTGGACGGACTGGATGTAGAGGGAACATTGGCTAAGGTTAATTCAACTTTAGACAATATGCAGGCATTCACAGCTAAGTTGAACAGCAACGAGGGTACGATAGGCTTAATGCTAAATGACGCCTCTTTGTACAATAATCTTAATAGTACAATGCGTTCTGCAGATAGTCTTTTGATAAATCTTAAAGCACATCCTAAGCGTTATGTTCACTTCTCTCTCTTTGGAAGAAAAGATAAGTAA